A stretch of DNA from Halobacillus litoralis:
GTTTCTTCCATAACTCCCGGTAGAACTTCTGATTTATGATTGAAGCGGTTGTCATCTAATAGGTTAAGAAGCGTCCCTGCACAACCTGCTTTCGGATCCTTAGCACCATAAACCACCCTTGGAATTCTCGATTGCAAGATTGCACCTGCACACATTGGACAAGGCTCTAAAGTGACATACAACGTACATTCCTCAAGCCTCCAACTGCCTACTTGCTGGTTCGCCCTTTCAATCGCAATAAATTCAGCGTGGGACGATGCCAACTGGGAGGTTTCTCTCTGATTGTATCCTGTGGCGATCACTTCCCCATCTTTTACGATGACAGCACCAATCGGAACTTCCCCTTCCAACTCTGCTTTTTCAGCTTCTTCTAACGCCAGTTTCATATAATGTTCATCGCCAAGCATGATGATCCTCCTGTGATTTTCAAGAATAATTCCGTTTTCCCCTCTCATACATTATTAAAGATGAGAAAGGAGCGAATCCATATGCAAATCCACGTCGTTCAAGAAGGAGATTCGGTATTCTCCATTGCTGGTCTCTACGATAGTACGCCAAACGCCATTATCGAGGCCAATGAGCTGGAAACCCCGGGAGACCTTGTCATCGGTCAGGCTCTGGTCATACCGATTGTCGGCCAATTTTATTTTGTCCAGCAAGGGGACAGCTTATATTCCATTGCTCAAAAGTTCAATACCACGGCTGAAAAGCTTGCTCAGGTAAACGGACTTCAAGTCGGAGCCCCTCTTTCTGTTGGTTTACGTCTTTACATTCCAGATGAGCCACCGAGACCAATTACAGCGAATGCTTATATTGAGCCCTACGGCGAGGAAGTTTCTGACACACTTCGTGCTTCTGCTGAAAACAGGGCGGGATCACTGACCTACATGGCTCCATTCAGTTATGAGATTCAAGAAGATGCTTCGTTGAAGGCACCGCCGCTTGATAACTTCAAAGAAATTGCTCAACAAAATGATACGGCTCTTATGATGGTCGTCACAAACCTGGCGGAAGATGGATTCAATGCTGAATTAGGCAGGAAAATTCTTTCTGATGAAGCCCTGCAGGATAAACTGCTCGACAATATCATTCAAACGACCAAGCAAGTAGGGTTTAAGGACGTCCACTTTGATATGGAGTTTCTCCCTCCTGAAATGAAAGAGAACTATAACCAGTTTCTAAGAAAAGCGAAAAAGAGATTGGGAGCGGAAGGCTTACTCATTTCTACCGCTCTTGCTCCAAAAACGAGTGCCGAACAAAAAGGAGCCTGGTATGAAGCCCATGACTACAAAGCGCACGGAGAAATTGTAGACTTCGTCGTTTTAATGACTTATGAATGGGGATACAGCGGCGGTCCTCCACGTGCCGTAGCTCCTATCGGTCCCGTTACAGAAGTGGTCGATTATGCGTTGACAGAAATGCCCGCAGAAAAAATTCTTCTCGGTCAAAATTTATATGGCTATGACTGGACCCTTCCTTATGAGCCTGGTGGAGAGTTCGCCAAAGCCATTAGTCCACAGCAGGCCATTCAAATTGCGAGAGAGAACAATGTACCGATTTCCTATGATAAGGAAGAGCAAGCCCCTTACTTCACTTATACCGATAACAACGGAAAGAAACACGAAGTATGGTTTGAAGACGCCCGCTCGATTCAACGAAAATTCGACTTGATCAAAGATCGGAGTCTTCTTGGCATCAGCTACTGGAAACTGGGACTTTCCTTCCCTCAAAACTGGGTGTTGCTCAATGGACAATTCAGTATCGATAAGAAGTAAAGAGAGCCCCTTGCCTGCGAACGGTCAGAAAAAAATGAAACAGTCACTTACACTTCGGAATTGTAAGTGACTATTCTTTTTTTACAAAAGTAACAATATACGTTTGAACCTCTGTATCGTGAAACGCTTGAGATAGACCTTTTTCTTCTATTTCCCTTTTTGGTACTTGACGGTAAGGAACCTCGATGCTGAACGGCTTCTCAAATGGAAAAGGGTGAACGGAAACATTCTCATGATCCACCCAGCGAGCGATTATGCCAGCAGGAGCGAAATCAAAAGACTGCCTGAAGCCGTTTTTGAACCATGGAACTTCTTCTTCCTTGGGTGTTCCAGGTTCCTGCATGCATACATAAAGGGACAAATCATCACAAAATTGCAGCCGGCGAAAATGAAGGTCATAGATATCATAGGGAATGTCCATTTCCATTGATTCGAAAAGATCCTGCTGACGTGTTTTTTCTTCAGCTAAAAACGTCTGTATAGCCGGATTTTTATCATCTTTAGAAAAGAACGACGCGTAGTGCATACTGCAGAGCATCCCAGCATACAAGGAGCGGTCGGCTACCTCTTCTATCCCGCGCTGGTAGGCTTGCAGTTTTTTCTCTAACGGATAATCGACGAACGTATAAGGGCGCTGCTTTTCTTCATTCCATTCAGGATGATCATCCAGTGGAATCCAGGCTCTGTCGTGCTGCTGAATCGCCCAATCTGCTTCTTCTCTCAATTTTGAGCGCAATAAAAAATTATTTTTCCAATGAGTGACGATTTCGGCTGAAATTTTGGCATGCTCATGCTGAGGAATCATGTGAAAATGTTGTTCTTTCTCAATGACAATCATCGTTTGGTCCTCCTCCTTCAATACGTATGCATGTATGTAATATAGAACGATCTATGATCTTCCTTTCATTATATAGGAACTTTCTTCTCCTCTCTACAATAGCAGGTTACAAAATTGGTACTGTTTTGGTAAACGTTTTTTAACAATAAGGCAGGATTGTGTAGGATTCGATTTCGAGATGTTTATTGAGTGAATGGGGCGGAGGGGAATGACTCGCTTTCCAACCACCCCTGACGCTATATATGGCAAACGAAACCCGGTCATCTCGAAACTGAGTTCTCCACAATCAGGACCCTATATGTAATAAGGCAGTTGATTTATTAAGACGAAGAAAAAGGCCATGGGGGAGTTCCCTCATGGCCTTTCTGGTGTTTATTTCAAGAGTTTTATTGCTTCGCGGTTGAAGGCTGGAATATCATCGGGCTGGCGGCTTGTGACCAGCTGATTCTGACAAACAACCACTTCTTTATCCTCATAGTTGACGCCTGCATATTCCATATCAACGGAAATGGATTTGAACCCGGTTGCTGTGCGCCCTTCGAGAGTTTTAGCCGTAATCAATAGTTGTGGACCATGGCAGATTGCGAATACAGGTTTCTTTTCATCCATAAAATGTTTCGCAAAGGAAACGAATTTCTCATCACCACGCAAAATATCAGGTGAAAAACCACCAGGGATAAATAATGCATCAAAGTCTTCCGGTTTCACGTCATCGATGGATGTATCAATTTTAACGGACGCTTCCCCTTGTTTTCCTTCCACTTCTTTGCCTGCTTCCCATTCAATGGTCGTTACTTCGTGGCCTTCTTTTGAGAATGCTTCTGCCGGTTGTGTATATTCTACATCTTCAAACATGGACGTCATGACACAAGCAATCTTACTCATATCTAAATCATCTCCTTGAATGTATGGGTTGAATTTAAACACATAGGATATCTTCCCCCATGAGATGATTTTAAAACCATTTTTCCACTTTATGGTTATTCGAAGCCTTTCATAGAAAACTGCTGGAAGGTTGTATCCGATTGGTTCCGGTACACCTCTCGCCCTGCAATCCTATTAATAATATGAACATTCCGATGTACGGATAATCCTAAATTCGTAGCTCCCGCTCCATGTGAGTGGACGAGGTCGGTCAACGTAAAGAAATGATGGTTACGATCATCGTTGAAGAGGAGCTGATAATCGCGTGATACTTTATACATCCCATCCTCTTCCCATTGGATTTTTTCTTTAAAACGGGTCATGAACCAATCAGGAAAATGAGGTTTATACCCTGTGGCGAGCACAACTTTTTCCGTTGGATACTTATACTCGACTTCTTCCTGCCACTGATTACAGTGCAGGTAATAACCGTCTTCTTTCGCCTCAATCCCTGTAATTTCAGTCATCGGTTGAATAAGGACACGGCTATCCTTCATACCGGCTGTTCTATGGTAAAGCTTCGAATACAGCCTCGTGAGTGTATCAGGATCAATTCCTTTCCGAAGCGGTCCGAGCGTATCAAGAGCATCTTTACGTTGTTGGAGACTCAAGGCATGAAAGTAATCGACGAATTCCGGTGTAAACATTTCTTGAGCAAACTTAGCTGTATCCAATTGAAAAAGCCCACCAGATCTTGTGAGGAGGCTCAATTTCATATCCGACTGTCTGTCCTGCTCTTCTAATAAATCAAGGAAAACCTCTAAAGCACTCTGCCCCGATCCGACAATGGTCACATGTGTTGATTTCAGTAAATGATCTTTTTCGAAAAGGTAGCGACTCGTATGCATCACGTCTTCGTTCGGTAATCGGTCCATACCTTCCAAAATCAACGGTTCGCTGCCAGTCCCCATGACAATATGTTTGGCTTGGTAATACTTTTCCTCACCCGTTGCTGTTTCTTTGACCACCACTTCATAATGGGGAACAGCCGCGTCTTTATGGTCCATCACGTCAACGACGGTATGGCCGAAAAACAGACCATCCAACTGCTTGGCTACCCACTGCATGTAGTGATTGTATTCTTGGCGCGGGATTTCAAAATGACGATGGAAGAAGAAAGGGAACATCCGGTCATGCTCGTGCAAATAATTCATAAAGGTATAAGGGCTTTTCGGGTCCGCGAACGAGACCATGTCCGCCAAAAAAGGGACCTGTAGATCCATCGTTTCAATAAGCATGCCTGGATGCCATACAAACTCAGGGG
This window harbors:
- the tadA gene encoding tRNA adenosine(34) deaminase TadA; the protein is MLGDEHYMKLALEEAEKAELEGEVPIGAVIVKDGEVIATGYNQRETSQLASSHAEFIAIERANQQVGSWRLEECTLYVTLEPCPMCAGAILQSRIPRVVYGAKDPKAGCAGTLLNLLDDNRFNHKSEVLPGVMEETCGKILTDFFRHLRERKKNKPSTNN
- a CDS encoding glycoside hydrolase family 18 protein translates to MQIHVVQEGDSVFSIAGLYDSTPNAIIEANELETPGDLVIGQALVIPIVGQFYFVQQGDSLYSIAQKFNTTAEKLAQVNGLQVGAPLSVGLRLYIPDEPPRPITANAYIEPYGEEVSDTLRASAENRAGSLTYMAPFSYEIQEDASLKAPPLDNFKEIAQQNDTALMMVVTNLAEDGFNAELGRKILSDEALQDKLLDNIIQTTKQVGFKDVHFDMEFLPPEMKENYNQFLRKAKKRLGAEGLLISTALAPKTSAEQKGAWYEAHDYKAHGEIVDFVVLMTYEWGYSGGPPRAVAPIGPVTEVVDYALTEMPAEKILLGQNLYGYDWTLPYEPGGEFAKAISPQQAIQIARENNVPISYDKEEQAPYFTYTDNNGKKHEVWFEDARSIQRKFDLIKDRSLLGISYWKLGLSFPQNWVLLNGQFSIDKK
- a CDS encoding DUF3891 family protein, producing MIVIEKEQHFHMIPQHEHAKISAEIVTHWKNNFLLRSKLREEADWAIQQHDRAWIPLDDHPEWNEEKQRPYTFVDYPLEKKLQAYQRGIEEVADRSLYAGMLCSMHYASFFSKDDKNPAIQTFLAEEKTRQQDLFESMEMDIPYDIYDLHFRRLQFCDDLSLYVCMQEPGTPKEEEVPWFKNGFRQSFDFAPAGIIARWVDHENVSVHPFPFEKPFSIEVPYRQVPKREIEEKGLSQAFHDTEVQTYIVTFVKKE
- a CDS encoding type 1 glutamine amidotransferase domain-containing protein, translated to MSKIACVMTSMFEDVEYTQPAEAFSKEGHEVTTIEWEAGKEVEGKQGEASVKIDTSIDDVKPEDFDALFIPGGFSPDILRGDEKFVSFAKHFMDEKKPVFAICHGPQLLITAKTLEGRTATGFKSISVDMEYAGVNYEDKEVVVCQNQLVTSRQPDDIPAFNREAIKLLK
- a CDS encoding lysine N(6)-hydroxylase/L-ornithine N(5)-oxygenase family protein; translated protein: MESKIYDVIGIGIGPYNLGMAALLDQTEDLDAVFFDKTPEFVWHPGMLIETMDLQVPFLADMVSFADPKSPYTFMNYLHEHDRMFPFFFHRHFEIPRQEYNHYMQWVAKQLDGLFFGHTVVDVMDHKDAAVPHYEVVVKETATGEEKYYQAKHIVMGTGSEPLILEGMDRLPNEDVMHTSRYLFEKDHLLKSTHVTIVGSGQSALEVFLDLLEEQDRQSDMKLSLLTRSGGLFQLDTAKFAQEMFTPEFVDYFHALSLQQRKDALDTLGPLRKGIDPDTLTRLYSKLYHRTAGMKDSRVLIQPMTEITGIEAKEDGYYLHCNQWQEEVEYKYPTEKVVLATGYKPHFPDWFMTRFKEKIQWEEDGMYKVSRDYQLLFNDDRNHHFFTLTDLVHSHGAGATNLGLSVHRNVHIINRIAGREVYRNQSDTTFQQFSMKGFE